A window from Marinagarivorans cellulosilyticus encodes these proteins:
- a CDS encoding DUF4266 domain-containing protein, protein MTKRIVCVVALAAAISMLQGCADTPVYKRGNLAKPEMGWAPDPMEAGLQKHIYFAKEASSGGAEAAGGGCGCN, encoded by the coding sequence ATGACCAAGCGTATTGTCTGCGTTGTTGCTTTGGCTGCAGCGATATCAATGTTACAAGGGTGTGCTGATACCCCAGTTTACAAGCGTGGCAACTTAGCAAAACCCGAAATGGGCTGGGCTCCTGACCCAATGGAAGCTGGGCTTCAAAAACACATCTATTTCGCAAAAGAAGCATCTTCTGGTGGTGCTGAAGCAGCGGGCGGAGGTTGTGGCTGTAACTAA
- a CDS encoding DUF3570 domain-containing protein: MKKQNASSRLMALSAAAVALPGISAPAQAAAPTETVIGYRYTAYNESTLDADDVASGDLGRYDINVNQWSLLTPIGAHWSLAVNIQDETLSGASPWYVQPKELGDDEIDYNTPQVVMSGASPGSEYGNIIGIDEHRTDASVATSYYYDGGSISGNLAFSTEDDYESVSFGLSTEREFDKKQTVVATGFSYSDDDIFYEDESRVVKRNTSDPLPDNAGKTNASFFVSASRILGPNNIILGGISFATKEGHLSDAYKRFDKRPQEKDSYTLNLSYRHYVKSIQGAWHFDYRYYDDTWGVVSNTFSVALYKNWEKLQIVPSMRYYGQSAATFYDIYSLYRKDGIPASENNGKDYAKWDYYSDDARLSDYASFAFGLKVVFKQKPVDWVLGLEYYMADEEFLPGNSDYLSHPGMIQYTRFTFGVDHRF; this comes from the coding sequence ATGAAAAAGCAAAATGCTTCCTCTCGTCTAATGGCCCTATCTGCGGCGGCTGTTGCTTTACCGGGCATTAGTGCGCCGGCACAGGCGGCTGCGCCAACGGAAACGGTTATTGGCTATCGCTATACCGCCTATAACGAAAGTACATTAGATGCAGATGATGTCGCCAGTGGTGACCTTGGTCGTTACGATATTAATGTTAACCAGTGGAGCTTGTTAACGCCTATTGGCGCGCATTGGTCGCTGGCTGTGAATATCCAAGACGAAACTTTATCTGGTGCGTCTCCATGGTATGTACAGCCCAAAGAATTGGGTGACGACGAGATTGATTACAATACGCCGCAAGTCGTTATGTCTGGCGCGTCTCCTGGTAGTGAGTACGGTAATATTATCGGTATTGATGAGCATCGAACAGATGCCAGCGTAGCAACATCTTACTATTACGATGGCGGGTCTATTTCTGGTAATTTGGCCTTTTCTACCGAAGATGATTACGAGTCGGTTAGCTTTGGTTTATCGACAGAGCGCGAGTTTGACAAAAAGCAGACTGTGGTTGCCACGGGCTTTAGTTATTCTGACGATGATATTTTTTATGAAGATGAATCGCGCGTTGTAAAACGCAATACTAGCGACCCTTTGCCAGATAATGCCGGCAAAACCAATGCTTCCTTTTTTGTTAGTGCATCGCGCATATTGGGGCCTAATAATATTATTTTGGGTGGCATTAGCTTTGCGACTAAAGAGGGGCACCTAAGTGATGCCTATAAGCGTTTTGATAAACGCCCGCAAGAGAAAGATTCCTACACGTTAAATTTATCTTATCGCCATTATGTTAAGTCTATTCAGGGGGCTTGGCATTTTGATTATCGTTACTATGACGATACTTGGGGTGTAGTATCAAATACGTTTAGTGTTGCTTTGTATAAAAATTGGGAAAAACTTCAAATTGTTCCCTCTATGCGTTACTACGGTCAAAGCGCTGCGACCTTTTACGATATCTATTCGCTTTACCGCAAAGATGGTATACCTGCTAGCGAGAATAACGGCAAAGATTACGCAAAGTGGGATTATTATTCTGATGATGCGCGCTTGTCTGATTACGCCTCTTTTGCGTTTGGTTTAAAAGTGGTTTTCAAGCAGAAGCCGGTGGATTGGGTGCTGGGTCTAGAGTATTACATGGCTGATGAAGAGTTCTTGCCGGGTAACTCGGATTACCTTTCCCACCCAGGTATGATTCAATATACGCGCTTTACTTTTGGTGTTGACCACCGTTTTTAA
- a CDS encoding FAD:protein FMN transferase, with product MALFNVPFKAMGTLCQIRLMAESQSQAEHIAQPAISRIADLENRYSRYIPSSLISRINANAGAQLTPLDAESHALFSYVASAFEQSDGLFDVTSGVLRKAWNFRKVGPQSSLPARHSLPTQQQLDALLDCCGWAKVGWGGERSIQLPAGFEIDFGGFVKEYAADSALSVLREKGVSSAMVDLGGDIAVFGGGWPIAIKKPRAPSEKLTQLSLRGGGLATSGNYERFFMLNNKRYSHILSPFTGWPIITPASISVVADSCLVAGTVSTVAMLAGESDCLEYLDAFDLPYCCVFNDGRVVNQF from the coding sequence ATGGCGTTATTTAATGTGCCTTTTAAGGCGATGGGCACGCTGTGCCAAATTCGCTTAATGGCCGAGTCCCAGTCGCAGGCAGAGCACATTGCTCAGCCTGCGATTAGTAGGATAGCTGACCTCGAAAATCGTTATTCACGTTACATCCCCTCCAGTTTAATCTCTCGAATAAATGCTAATGCAGGCGCCCAGCTCACACCGCTGGACGCCGAATCGCATGCGTTATTTTCTTATGTTGCCAGTGCCTTTGAGCAAAGTGATGGTTTGTTTGATGTCACCTCTGGCGTTTTGCGCAAAGCGTGGAATTTTCGAAAAGTGGGGCCTCAATCGAGTTTACCTGCCCGCCATTCACTACCCACGCAGCAGCAGTTAGATGCTTTGCTGGACTGTTGTGGTTGGGCAAAAGTCGGCTGGGGTGGTGAGCGCAGTATTCAGTTGCCGGCAGGCTTTGAGATTGATTTTGGTGGCTTTGTTAAGGAGTATGCGGCAGATAGCGCGCTATCAGTATTGCGCGAAAAAGGTGTTTCTTCAGCTATGGTTGACTTGGGAGGAGATATTGCCGTTTTTGGCGGCGGTTGGCCGATAGCCATAAAAAAGCCTCGCGCGCCTAGCGAAAAGTTAACTCAGCTCAGTTTGCGAGGTGGCGGGTTGGCTACCAGTGGTAATTACGAGCGCTTTTTTATGCTGAATAACAAGCGCTATAGCCATATTTTAAGCCCCTTTACGGGCTGGCCAATAATTACGCCGGCCAGTATCAGTGTTGTTGCCGATAGCTGCTTAGTCGCGGGGACAGTGAGTACAGTGGCTATGCTGGCAGGGGAGAGCGACTGCTTGGAATATTTAGACGCTTTTGATTTGCCGTATTGCTGCGTTTTTAATGATGGTCGTGTTGTAAATCAGTTTTAA
- a CDS encoding class I SAM-dependent methyltransferase: protein MTQDLAITLLLSQLQQVPTGQHCTWFADENSLTILPLLAQTSAKLSLCTNRYDIHTQALALGINSEFNDAQLAEAITPQTQHVFIRISKEKPLAHHTLNHAAKTLKSDATLHLAGLKGEGIKTYLKKTQTLFLKSLATKKNKDAHYGAFSSANIDAAPLDTQNYNQLRDIGSFNNQTLLSKPGVFGFEKIDEGSKLLLEVTQKYLQNHNIQPHNQLDLGCGYGLLTFGSRHWGCKNFTATDNNAAALLAIAASAKANNLELDIIAADAGAEIQGTFDCILCNPPFHQGFSISGDLTDKFLDNASQKLSPKGHAFFVVNSFIGIEKKASRYFKQQETLTNTKRFKVLAFSNH, encoded by the coding sequence ATGACGCAAGACCTCGCGATTACATTATTACTTAGCCAACTACAGCAGGTTCCCACTGGGCAGCACTGCACTTGGTTCGCAGACGAAAACTCTCTAACCATATTGCCTCTACTAGCGCAAACCAGCGCAAAGCTTTCGCTGTGCACAAACCGCTACGACATCCACACACAAGCACTGGCGCTGGGCATTAACAGCGAATTCAACGATGCTCAATTAGCTGAAGCTATCACACCACAAACACAACACGTATTCATTCGCATAAGCAAAGAAAAGCCTCTAGCCCACCACACACTCAATCACGCAGCTAAAACGCTTAAAAGCGACGCCACCTTGCACCTTGCAGGCCTAAAAGGTGAAGGGATAAAAACTTACTTAAAGAAAACCCAAACCTTATTTTTAAAAAGCTTGGCCACCAAGAAGAATAAAGATGCACACTACGGTGCTTTTTCGTCTGCCAACATCGATGCTGCCCCTCTCGATACCCAAAATTACAACCAATTGCGCGATATCGGCAGCTTCAATAACCAAACATTACTGAGCAAGCCTGGCGTTTTTGGCTTCGAGAAAATAGACGAGGGCAGCAAGCTGCTTTTAGAGGTCACACAAAAGTACCTGCAAAATCACAATATACAGCCGCACAACCAGCTCGATTTGGGCTGTGGTTACGGGCTGCTAACCTTTGGTAGCCGCCACTGGGGCTGCAAAAACTTCACCGCAACCGATAACAATGCCGCAGCACTATTAGCCATTGCAGCAAGTGCAAAAGCCAATAACCTTGAGCTAGATATTATCGCCGCGGATGCTGGGGCAGAAATACAAGGCACATTCGATTGCATTTTATGCAACCCACCATTTCATCAAGGCTTTAGCATTAGCGGCGACTTAACGGATAAATTTTTAGATAACGCAAGCCAAAAGCTTAGCCCAAAAGGGCACGCCTTTTTTGTAGTTAATAGCTTTATTGGCATAGAGAAAAAAGCCAGCCGCTATTTTAAGCAACAAGAAACGCTTACCAATACCAAGCGGTTTAAAGTCCTTGCGTTCAGCAATCACTAA
- a CDS encoding pseudouridine synthase, translated as MRLDRFVANNSGLSRKEATLAIRAGRVLIDDNRCTQSNTATRSGQTITLDGKSLNEATPIYWMLNKPKGTVCANTDADHPTVFDLLNLKTLHPSHRNNLQIAGRLDIDTTGLVLITSDGDWNHAITSPHKVLGKRYRVTTAEPISADAIEQLQNGMQLRNDTKPTKPAKVTPLTQNCCLLEITEGRYHQVKRMLAATGNKVNALHREAVAHIELDSTLTPGQYRPLTPAEINLP; from the coding sequence ATGCGCCTAGATCGCTTTGTTGCCAATAACAGCGGCCTGTCTCGTAAAGAAGCTACCTTAGCGATTCGAGCCGGCCGCGTTTTAATTGACGACAACCGCTGCACCCAAAGCAACACCGCAACCCGATCAGGCCAAACCATTACGTTGGATGGAAAAAGCTTAAACGAAGCTACGCCAATTTACTGGATGCTAAACAAGCCCAAAGGCACTGTTTGCGCGAATACCGATGCCGACCACCCAACCGTTTTTGATTTACTCAACCTTAAAACACTGCACCCAAGCCACAGAAACAACCTACAAATTGCTGGGCGCTTGGATATAGACACAACAGGGCTAGTACTGATTACATCCGATGGCGATTGGAACCACGCGATCACATCACCCCACAAGGTATTAGGCAAGCGTTATCGGGTCACCACAGCTGAGCCCATTAGTGCGGACGCTATTGAACAACTGCAAAACGGCATGCAATTGCGCAACGACACCAAGCCTACCAAACCAGCCAAAGTCACCCCTCTAACACAAAACTGCTGTTTGCTTGAAATAACCGAGGGGCGCTACCACCAAGTTAAAAGAATGCTGGCGGCAACGGGTAATAAAGTTAACGCGCTACACCGCGAAGCCGTCGCCCACATTGAGCTAGATTCCACCCTAACGCCTGGCCAATACCGCCCGCTCACCCCTGCCGAAATTAATCTGCCATAA
- the folD gene encoding bifunctional methylenetetrahydrofolate dehydrogenase/methenyltetrahydrofolate cyclohydrolase FolD → MTALILDGKALAKKTEEELSLRVQALKEKGGSTPILATILVGDDPASATYVKMKGNACERIGMGSIRVEMPSSTKTAELLAKIDELNSNPDVHGILLQHPVPPQIDERACFDAIALAKDVDGVTCLGFGRMSMGEEAYGSATPKGIMRLLEGFDIPLAGKHAVVVGRSPILGKPMALMLLNANATVTICHSRTQNLETHIKQADIIVGAVGKPEFIKADWIKDGAVVVDAGYHPGGVGDIELGPLTERASAYTPVPGGVGPMTINTLIYQTVEAGEKSLG, encoded by the coding sequence ATGACAGCGCTCATACTCGACGGCAAAGCCCTTGCCAAGAAAACCGAAGAAGAACTCAGTCTGCGCGTGCAAGCCCTTAAAGAAAAAGGCGGCAGCACCCCTATACTCGCAACCATTTTGGTTGGCGACGACCCTGCCTCGGCGACATATGTAAAAATGAAGGGTAATGCCTGCGAGCGCATTGGCATGGGCTCTATTCGCGTAGAAATGCCATCTAGCACCAAAACCGCCGAACTACTCGCCAAAATTGACGAGCTTAACAGCAACCCCGATGTACACGGCATTTTGCTACAACACCCAGTGCCGCCTCAAATTGATGAGCGCGCCTGTTTTGATGCAATCGCTTTAGCGAAGGATGTCGACGGCGTTACCTGCCTAGGTTTTGGCCGCATGAGCATGGGCGAGGAAGCATACGGCTCCGCCACCCCCAAGGGCATTATGCGCTTACTCGAGGGCTTTGATATCCCCTTAGCCGGCAAGCATGCCGTTGTCGTTGGCCGCAGCCCTATTCTAGGCAAACCAATGGCATTAATGCTATTAAACGCCAATGCCACAGTGACCATATGCCACTCGCGCACTCAAAACCTTGAAACGCATATAAAACAGGCCGACATTATTGTAGGCGCCGTTGGCAAGCCCGAGTTTATTAAAGCTGATTGGATAAAAGACGGCGCCGTTGTTGTGGATGCAGGCTACCACCCTGGTGGCGTAGGCGATATAGAGCTTGGCCCGCTAACCGAGCGCGCCAGCGCCTACACCCCGGTACCGGGCGGCGTAGGCCCTATGACGATCAACACACTTATTTACCAAACTGTAGAAGCTGGTGAAAAAAGCTTAGGCTAA
- a CDS encoding tyrosine-type recombinase/integrase: MHVRKQQFRHYTGLQLWTFFDPFSTREYQGPRQYLEYLAETGSNSQNTIKAKANALKSFLDFLGSCSEVLEGRQPINAPGKILSRILMMYPVYLAEADMSPNSFVVAVAKRTGFGGVSKSSVASYLSAINGFISFSDIEWIGQQALDQDSVVDLFVDEGDLMAELRRIDHLSSCERISVVSRSMLAGVISGGPKQIPRPVLAMPKRFKASESSDLERYEKAFPASRIVDLIKHASSYRDVCLFSLLAGTGVRTSEALQLRLEDIDAINEVVKILPYAERIQKYGDLSDHEKTKLAFKGRASSDVVFLEPFRSYFFDNLMRYMDRERGLAYPGHNFLFVTLANNRKGNPMFLGDACSNNRTFKKTQNKLGIAPSYSLHSLRHFYGVWLRNFAPHSHGYGYPLSVVQRAMGHQSIKSTEIYSLLDKLVYLEFIEATNHTLKALGFDFERVRNEASKDPTLIN, translated from the coding sequence ATGCATGTAAGAAAACAACAATTTCGGCATTATACGGGGCTCCAGCTTTGGACCTTTTTCGATCCGTTTAGTACCCGGGAATATCAGGGGCCGCGCCAGTATTTGGAATACTTGGCGGAAACTGGGTCGAACTCCCAGAATACAATCAAAGCAAAGGCAAACGCGCTAAAGTCTTTCTTAGATTTCCTAGGCTCCTGCTCAGAAGTTCTCGAGGGGCGGCAGCCAATTAACGCCCCTGGGAAAATCCTCAGCCGAATTTTGATGATGTATCCGGTTTATCTTGCTGAAGCTGATATGTCCCCCAATTCTTTTGTTGTTGCAGTTGCAAAGCGAACTGGGTTTGGTGGTGTTTCTAAAAGTTCGGTGGCTTCGTATCTCTCAGCCATCAATGGCTTTATTAGCTTCAGTGATATTGAGTGGATTGGTCAGCAGGCTCTCGATCAGGACTCGGTTGTCGACCTGTTTGTAGATGAGGGTGATTTGATGGCTGAGCTTCGCCGCATCGACCATCTATCGTCTTGTGAACGAATATCTGTCGTTTCTCGCTCAATGCTAGCCGGAGTAATCAGTGGCGGCCCAAAACAGATTCCAAGGCCGGTCCTGGCCATGCCGAAGCGATTCAAAGCTTCCGAGTCTTCTGACCTCGAAAGGTATGAAAAAGCTTTCCCTGCGTCGCGAATTGTAGACTTAATTAAGCATGCGTCTAGCTACCGTGACGTTTGTCTGTTTTCGTTATTGGCTGGCACGGGAGTTAGGACCTCTGAGGCACTTCAGCTCAGGCTCGAAGATATCGACGCAATAAATGAAGTCGTAAAAATACTTCCCTATGCGGAACGAATTCAGAAATACGGTGATCTATCCGACCACGAAAAAACCAAGCTAGCATTCAAGGGTAGGGCCAGCTCCGACGTTGTTTTTTTGGAGCCTTTTAGGTCGTACTTTTTTGATAACTTGATGCGGTATATGGATCGAGAGCGGGGCTTGGCATACCCCGGGCACAATTTCCTTTTTGTCACGCTTGCCAATAATCGAAAAGGAAACCCAATGTTCTTGGGTGATGCCTGTTCAAATAATAGAACTTTCAAAAAAACGCAAAATAAATTAGGGATAGCCCCCTCTTACTCCCTGCATTCGCTGAGGCATTTTTATGGGGTGTGGCTTAGGAACTTTGCGCCCCACTCTCATGGATATGGCTATCCGTTGTCAGTTGTGCAAAGGGCTATGGGGCATCAGTCAATAAAATCTACCGAAATATATTCCTTGCTTGATAAGCTGGTCTACCTCGAATTTATAGAGGCAACCAACCATACCCTTAAGGCGTTGGGTTTCGATTTTGAAAGAGTTCGCAATGAGGCATCAAAAGATCCCACTCTGATCAACTAA
- a CDS encoding AAA family ATPase encodes MLITLKDACIHKYKSIEFDQSFELDEKITALVGMNESGKTTVLESLAKTNYFESDDSFKFNTTHDYPRKEKKSLDKSKENPKAVTATFQISDALIEEINDELGASVFTQTSFSRIVKYDNSVTISGIKADYKAFWDAQLDTSTIIDEAIKTQLKSSRTRVSVMKVIGSIGANEDTEETIDYLNDLLDYFPENKSWDSDLDGYIYTKWISPHTPKFLYYDEYYALPSRISIEGLQNDQLEDEEQKTAKALFELADINVDEILDSDDFENFIAELEATEASISEDLFEYWGSNSNLEIQFKIDKKHITRGNNTSIVEHILDIRVRNNRTKVSLPLKNRSKGFNWFFSFLVWFKKIQEDKNSSYILLLDEPGLNLHATAQENLLDFIESLSENYQVVYTTHSPFMVNSEKLHRVRTVLETEKGSVISDSIQEKDPNTLFPLQAALGYNIAQNLFISNNNLLVEGVSDLVYLQVMDSILKEKGGEGLDEDITIVPVGGLDKVATFVSLLRGSKLKIACLLDSNIDNSNKEKIDSLIQQKIIQKNRIKFFDEYINGLKSADIEDVFSKGDYLRLFNKAFPDHPNIKDGEIKGKDRQIIPQINNHLKINRFNHYSPANALAKSGATYTSFDKITINQFEAIFESVNLMFEKK; translated from the coding sequence ATGCTAATCACACTGAAAGATGCGTGTATCCACAAGTATAAGAGTATTGAATTCGACCAAAGTTTTGAACTAGATGAAAAGATCACCGCATTGGTAGGCATGAATGAGTCTGGTAAGACTACAGTTCTCGAGTCACTAGCAAAAACAAACTATTTTGAGAGCGATGACTCATTCAAATTTAACACTACACACGATTACCCGCGCAAAGAAAAGAAGTCTCTTGACAAGTCGAAGGAAAACCCTAAAGCAGTTACTGCAACCTTTCAAATCTCAGACGCTTTGATTGAAGAAATCAATGATGAACTAGGTGCCTCAGTATTTACGCAAACCTCGTTCTCGAGAATAGTAAAGTATGACAACTCCGTGACCATATCGGGTATCAAGGCAGATTATAAGGCCTTTTGGGATGCTCAATTAGATACATCTACGATTATAGATGAGGCAATCAAAACGCAATTAAAGTCATCACGGACACGAGTCTCAGTAATGAAAGTCATTGGGTCTATAGGTGCAAATGAAGATACCGAAGAGACCATAGATTACCTGAATGATCTTTTGGATTACTTCCCTGAAAATAAATCGTGGGACAGCGATCTAGACGGCTACATTTACACTAAATGGATTTCCCCTCATACACCAAAATTCCTTTACTACGATGAATATTATGCATTGCCGTCAAGAATCAGTATTGAAGGCCTTCAAAATGATCAATTGGAAGATGAAGAGCAAAAAACTGCAAAGGCACTCTTCGAGCTTGCAGATATAAATGTAGATGAAATATTAGATTCAGATGATTTTGAGAACTTCATCGCTGAATTAGAGGCAACTGAAGCATCAATTTCAGAAGACTTGTTTGAATACTGGGGTTCAAACTCTAATCTCGAAATTCAGTTTAAAATTGATAAAAAACATATAACAAGGGGTAACAATACTAGTATTGTAGAGCACATATTAGATATTCGTGTAAGAAACAATCGAACGAAGGTGTCATTGCCATTAAAAAATAGAAGTAAAGGATTCAACTGGTTCTTTTCTTTTCTTGTTTGGTTTAAAAAAATTCAAGAAGATAAAAATTCGTCATACATTTTATTGCTGGATGAGCCGGGGCTTAACCTGCATGCTACTGCCCAAGAAAACCTCTTAGACTTTATTGAGTCGCTATCCGAAAATTATCAAGTTGTTTATACAACACACTCGCCGTTTATGGTTAATTCCGAAAAGTTGCACCGAGTTAGAACTGTTTTGGAAACTGAAAAGGGTTCAGTGATATCTGATAGCATTCAAGAGAAAGACCCAAATACCTTATTTCCATTGCAAGCCGCGCTCGGATACAATATTGCCCAAAATCTATTCATTTCAAACAACAATCTATTGGTTGAAGGTGTATCAGACTTGGTGTATCTACAAGTAATGGATTCAATCCTTAAAGAGAAAGGTGGCGAAGGGTTGGACGAAGATATTACAATAGTCCCTGTGGGTGGGCTTGATAAGGTTGCAACTTTCGTGTCTCTTCTACGCGGGAGCAAACTAAAAATTGCATGTTTGTTAGATTCCAATATTGACAATAGCAATAAAGAAAAAATTGACAGCCTCATCCAACAGAAAATAATACAGAAAAATCGAATTAAGTTTTTTGATGAATATATTAATGGACTCAAGAGTGCAGATATTGAGGATGTCTTTTCTAAGGGGGACTACCTTAGACTATTTAACAAAGCCTTTCCAGATCACCCAAATATCAAAGATGGCGAAATAAAAGGGAAAGATCGACAGATAATCCCCCAAATCAACAATCACCTTAAAATCAATCGATTCAATCATTACTCTCCTGCGAATGCCTTAGCGAAAAGCGGTGCTACCTACACCTCTTTTGATAAGATTACTATAAATCAGTTTGAGGCGATCTTCGAATCTGTAAACCTAATGTTTGAAAAAAAATAG
- a CDS encoding metallophosphoesterase: MKIQLLSDLHIEFERYDYKSTDCDVVVLAGDIHTKYHGINWALDSIPDKPVLYVLGNHEYYKKAYPKLIDSIRELCKGTNVRLLENDHVNIEGVNFLGCTLWTDFELYGDAKSSGIKCQEIMNDFKKIRVVPGYRKLRSLDVATIHHQSRKWLSDKLEALRGQRNVVITHHSPSARSIPADFLGDDATPAYASNLESLIRECKPELWLHGHLHRSLNYEIDKCRVICNPKGYAGYTNLDFNEKLIVYI, from the coding sequence ATGAAAATTCAACTACTTAGCGATCTCCATATTGAGTTTGAGCGCTACGACTATAAAAGTACTGATTGTGATGTTGTGGTATTAGCCGGTGATATCCACACAAAATATCACGGTATTAATTGGGCTCTAGATAGCATACCGGACAAGCCGGTACTCTATGTTTTAGGCAACCACGAATACTACAAGAAAGCTTACCCGAAGCTCATCGATTCAATACGTGAACTGTGCAAGGGGACGAACGTTCGCTTATTGGAAAACGATCATGTCAACATTGAGGGAGTTAACTTCTTGGGCTGTACGCTTTGGACTGATTTTGAGCTTTATGGCGACGCCAAATCGTCAGGTATCAAATGCCAAGAGATCATGAACGACTTCAAGAAAATAAGGGTCGTCCCCGGATACAGAAAGCTGCGCTCACTTGATGTTGCAACTATTCATCACCAATCCCGAAAGTGGCTTTCCGACAAGCTTGAAGCACTGAGAGGGCAGCGCAATGTCGTAATAACCCACCACAGCCCAAGTGCGAGATCCATTCCGGCAGACTTTCTCGGTGATGACGCAACACCCGCTTACGCCTCAAACCTTGAGTCTCTTATTCGCGAATGTAAGCCAGAATTATGGCTGCACGGTCACCTACATAGATCGCTCAATTATGAAATTGATAAATGTCGCGTCATATGCAATCCAAAGGGGTATGCCGGATACACTAATCTGGATTTCAATGAGAAACTCATAGTATATATTTAG
- a CDS encoding HAD family hydrolase — protein MQIKPKAVIFDLFGTIVRYRIQRHPYRQLLKWAREQGRKPQPNDARTIMTTNAEIGQLAAHMEIPAPNSLIKKLTDDIEMELQSLELFDDVEPTLDALQNKNIQLAICSNLAKPYGAAISQLLAGYSFTKILSFECGFIKPEPSIYKFATTEMNVDAANCLFVGDTLLADVQGPCNAGMQALHLVRNEERPSTLKRNSL, from the coding sequence ATGCAAATAAAGCCTAAAGCTGTAATTTTTGATCTTTTTGGAACTATAGTACGCTACAGAATTCAGCGTCATCCTTACCGACAGCTTCTCAAGTGGGCTCGAGAGCAAGGGCGAAAGCCACAACCGAATGATGCACGAACCATTATGACCACGAATGCTGAAATCGGGCAGCTGGCAGCGCACATGGAAATCCCTGCCCCAAATAGTTTAATTAAAAAGCTAACCGATGATATCGAAATGGAATTGCAATCATTAGAACTATTTGACGATGTGGAGCCAACGCTGGATGCGCTGCAAAACAAAAATATTCAGTTAGCTATTTGCTCCAACCTAGCAAAACCTTATGGGGCAGCCATCTCACAACTCCTAGCGGGATACTCATTTACTAAGATTTTAAGTTTTGAATGTGGCTTTATTAAGCCTGAGCCCAGCATCTATAAATTTGCTACCACAGAAATGAATGTAGATGCAGCTAATTGTTTATTCGTCGGGGATACATTACTAGCCGACGTCCAAGGGCCTTGTAATGCGGGAATGCAAGCGCTGCACCTAGTCCGTAATGAAGAAAGGCCTTCAACACTCAAAAGAAATAGCTTATGA
- a CDS encoding helix-turn-helix domain-containing protein, producing MASHAPTKDDIRLKTAEACKNVGIFIRSERKKRGITQEKLAEFAGISEKYLSSIENGKEGNISLGYLVAVGLVLEIELNDWFRQDEP from the coding sequence ATGGCGAGTCATGCTCCGACGAAAGATGACATTCGTCTAAAAACCGCCGAAGCCTGCAAGAATGTGGGAATATTCATCCGTTCAGAGCGGAAAAAGAGAGGTATTACTCAAGAAAAGCTTGCCGAGTTTGCAGGTATTTCGGAAAAGTACCTATCGTCGATCGAAAACGGAAAAGAAGGGAATATTTCTCTTGGATACTTAGTGGCAGTGGGCTTGGTATTGGAAATCGAACTGAACGATTGGTTTCGGCAAGACGAGCCCTAA